From Tiliqua scincoides isolate rTilSci1 chromosome 2, rTilSci1.hap2, whole genome shotgun sequence, the proteins below share one genomic window:
- the HDAC7 gene encoding histone deacetylase 7 isoform X4 translates to MDLRIGQRLAKPGPDTALLALKQTQQLQHQLFLASLHQQQVEQLTNQHLRMSMEPPPQESVPGKQEQELRLLLNKDKSKRSAVASMVVKQKLAEVILKKQQAALERTNAPVMPYRSLEPMEPEAPVLPSFFPSISNSSRDSPEHFPLRKTASEPNLKLRYKAKKAGDRRKNPLTRKESAPPSLKRRPTETIDSSPSSSSTPVSGCSSPNDSLVPEHGALPPVPGLAQETPLAQRLRMQESSLAQFALQTTGSLPALTLGLPATSAASTRGDGEHRTLPGLAHKVPVLTGAHAPVFLPTSLEQHEPGSPLSTRLQPVIILEPSLTHAPLVTVPGLGTVPFHFSQPLLPPERLSMPGPHKPLGRTRSEPLPSSPRAVQQQLAYQQHHALFLERLKQQTQLGKRMTKSSEKPRLQQIPSSEDMEAEAGGDHNDLSQSQVEPSPVGGSTKEAEGSSRLGQPQEEHVLPQVQYLWEQQQRLQQQLLRRQLPADPPLISAARGSHRPLTRAQSSPAAAPASLPTQDSSSKAIPSPVQEQSSKPCFTTGIVYDSVMLKHQCSCGDNSNHPEHAGRIQSIWSRLQERGLRSQCECLRGRKATLEELQSVHTERHVLLYGTNPLSRLKLDNGKLAGILSQRMFVMLPCGGVGVDSDTIWNELHSSNAARWAAGSVTELAFKVASRQLKNGFAVVRPPGHHADPSTAMGFCFFNSVAIAARQLQQKGKINKILIVDWDVHHGNGTQQVFYRDPNVLYVSLHRHDDGNFFPGSGAASEVGSGAGEGFTVNIAWTGGLDPPMGDPEYLTAFRTVVMPIAHEFSPDVVLVSAGFDAADGHPPPLGGYKVSAKCFGYMTRQLMSLAGGAVVLALEGGHDLTAICDASEACVSALLGNELEPFPEETLQQKPNVNAVRSLEAVIHVQSQYWSSVRRFAPTLDYSFLKAQHHDTEEVETVTALASLSVMTDKRRQDEPMEEEPMNQ, encoded by the exons GTGCTGTAGCAAGTATGGTCGTGAAGCAGAAGTTGGCAGAGGTCATCCTGAAAAAACAGCAGGCTGCTCTGGAAAGGACCAATGCTCCAGTCATGCCATATAG GTCCTTGGAGCCAATGGAACCTGAAGCACCAGTACTCCCCAGTTTCTTCCCTTCCATCTCCAATAGTTCCAGAGACTCTCCAGAGCACTTCCCACTAAGGAAAACAG CATCTGAGCCTAACCTGAAGTTGCGCTATAAGGCCAAGAAGGCTGGTGACAGGCGTAAAAACCCTCTGACTCGCAAGGAAAGTGCACCCCCCTCCTTGAAGAGGCGCCCAACAGAAACTATTG ATTCatctcccagcagcagcagcaccccagTGTCAGGGTGCAGTTCGCCCAATGACAGCCTGGTGCCAGAGCATGGGGCTCTGCCACCTGTCCCAGGACTTGCACAAGAG ACCCCACTAGCTCAGCGCCTGAGAATGCAGGAGAGCTCACTGGCCCAGTTTGCTCTTCAGACCACTGGCTCCCTCCCGGCTCTCACCCTTGGGCTACCGGCCACCTCTGCGGCATCCACCAGG GGGGATGGAGAACACAGGACACTCCCAGGCTTGGCACACAAAGTGCCCGTCCTGACTGGCGCTCACGCACCCGTATTCCTGCCAACCAGCTTGGAACAACATGAGCCCGGGAGCCCCCTGTCTACTCGGCTTCAGCCAGTTATCATCCTGGAGCCCTCACTCACCCATGCTCCACTCGTGACGG TTCCAGGGCTGGGCACGGTCCCCTTCCACTTCAGTCAGCCGTTGCTTCCCCCAGAGCGACTGTCGATGCCTGGGCCCCACAAGCCCTTGGGACGGACCCGCTCGGAGCCCCTGCCCTCCAGCCCCAGGGCTGTGCAGCAACAATTGGCCTACCAACAGCACCATGCCCTCTTCCTTGAGCGGCTTAAGCAGCAGACTCAACTGGGCAAG CGTATGACCAAGTCCAGCGAGAAGCCTCGGCTGCAACAGATTCCCTCTTCAGAAGACATGGAGGCCGAAGCAGGAGGAGATCACAATGACCTGTCTCAGAGCCAGGTGGAGCCTTCCCCGGTAGGGGGCAGCACCAAAGAGGCAGAAGGGAGTTCCAGGCTGGGTCAGCCTCAAGAAGAGCATGTCCTTCCACag GTGCAGTACCTCTGGGAGCAGCAACAAcgcttgcagcagcagctcctccggAGACAGCTTCCTGCTGACCCACCGCTTATCTCAGCAGCCCGAGGAAGCCATCGACCACTCACTAGGGCCCAGTCATCACCTGCTGCGGCACCAGCATCCCTACCAACACAGGACTCGTCTTCCAAGGCAATCCCTTCACCGGTGCAGGAGCAATCCTCCAAGCCCTGCTTTACCACAG GAATTGTGTACGACTCTGTCATGCTGAAACACCAGTGCTCGTGTGGGGACAACAGCAATCATCCTGAACACGCAGGCCGTATCCAGAGCATCTGGTCTCGTCTGCAAGAACGTGGCCTACGCAGCCAGTGTGAG TGTCTCCGGGGACGCAAGGCCACTTTGGAGGAGCTGCAGTCAGTTCACACTGAACGCCATGTGCTGCTGTATGGCACCAACCCCCTCAGCCGCCTGAAATTGGACAATGGGAAACTAGCAG GAATCCTGTCCCAACGGATGTTTGTCATGCTGCCCTGTGGTGGAGTTGGG GTTGACAGTGACACCATATGGAACGAGCTGCATTCCAGCAATGCTGCACGTTGGGCCGCTGGCAGTGTCACTGAACTGGCTTTCAAAGTGGCCAGTAGGCAACTCAAG AATGGCTTTGCTGTCGTACGGCCACCAGGACACCACGCGGATCCCTCAACAGCCAT GGGCTTCTGTTTCTTCAACTCAGTGGCaattgcagccaggcagctccAGCAGAAAGGAAAAATCAACAAAATTCTCATTGTAGACTGG GACGTTCACCATGGCAATGGAACACAGCAGGTGTTCTACAGGGATCCGAATGTTCTCTATGTTTCCTTGCATCGCCATGACGATGGCAACTTCTTCCCTGGAAGCGGAGCGGCCAGTGAG GTGGGGTCTGGTGCTGGTGAGGGCTTCACTGTCAACATTGCTTGGACAGGTGGCCTCGATCCGCCCATGGGGGACCCGGAGTACTTGACTGCATTCCG GACAGTCGTGATGCCAATTGCTCACGAATTCTCGCCGGACGTTGTGCTGGTGTCTGCGGGCTTTGATGCAGCCGAtggccaccctccccctttgggaggCTACAAAGTCTCTGCCAAAT GCTTCGGCTACATGACTAGGCAGCTGATGAGTTTGGCTGGAGGGGCCGTTGTTCTTGCTCTGGAGGGGGGCCACGACCTGACGGCCATCTGTGATGCTTCAGAAGCTTGTGTGTCTGCCCTGCTGGGTAACGAG CTGGAACCCTTCCCAGAGGAGACCCTACAGCAGAAGCCCAATGTCAATGCAGTGCGCTCCTTGGAGGCTGTGATCCATGTGCAGA GCCAGTACTGGAGCTCTGTGCGTCGCTTTGCTCCCACCTTGGACTATTCGTTCCTGAAAGCACAGCATCACGACACAGAAGAGGTGGAGACTGTGACAGCATTGGCCTCACTTTCTGTGATGACAGACAAAAG